A window of Lysobacter sp. TY2-98 genomic DNA:
ATGTCCGGCGTGCGCAGCGAGTCGCGGATGCCGAGCGACGCCTTCGACAGGCGACGCTCCAGCGCGGCGGCGCTGAGCTTGACGTCGCTCTTGCCAGCGTCGTCGACGTCGTCGAAGAAGCGCTCCATGTTGTAACCGGCGACCGACACCGCGTCGGCCGGCGCTTCCTTCGCCGCACGCGGCGCGGGGCCCGGCGTCACCGCACCGATCGAGTCAGGCAGGATCTGCCAGCGACGGAAGCTGTAGTTCAGCGGACCGGCGACGTCGGCGACATGCGCACCGGCGGCGAGGTCGAGCTGCGTGCCGCCGAGTGCGTCGCTGTCGACCGACATCACTTCCGGATTGAAGTCCCACTGCGGAATCGGCGGGATCGTGCCGGCCGGCGGTGCATCCGGCGCCTGGATGCCGGGCTCGCGGAACGGACGCGGCACGCCCGCGACGGTGCCGTAGAACAGGCCGTTGCTGCTGCCCGCGGCCTGCGCTTCGTTGACGAAGCCATCGGTGGGCGCGGTCGCGACGAAGTCGTGCACGATCACGCGCATCGACTCGACGCGTTCCATCTGCTCGAGGCCACCGTTCGGCGACGGGAACGTCGTCGTCAATTCGACTGGCGTCGGCAGGGGATACGTCGCGTCGTCGACCGGCGCGACCACGATTGCACTGCCGATTTCGGTGTAGGGCTGCTGGCCCGGATCGGTCGACGGCACGTATTCCTGCACCGTGCCGCGCGCGACCACCCAATGCCCGACTGCGGCGGAGGCCGGCGGCGCGCTGTTGGTGAACACGAACACGCCTTCCGAGGTGTTCGGATCGGCGTCCGCATCCACGTCGCGGCTCTGCAGGAAGAAGCCCTTCGACGTGCGACCGGTAACGATGCCGCGTGTCGCGACGACCTGGCCCACGAGCGGCGACTGCGCGCCTGCGCCCTGGACCTGCGAGATCGGAATGATCTGGAAGTCGTCGTTGACGATCGCGCCGAGGCCGTCGATATCGCCGGCGTCCGCACCCGTCAGGCCGGACAGCACGACGTGCAACGTTTCATCGTTCTCGATCGTGTCGTCGCCATTGACCGTGACTTCGATCGTCGTGCGATCGCTGCCCGCGGCGATGGACGCCGATGCGTTCGATACGCCCACGTAGTCGCTGCCCGCAGTCGCGGTGGCGTCGACGGTGGACCAGAGGAACTGCACGCCACTCGCGCCGGCCGGCTGCGTCAGCTTGACGGTGAACACCAGCGTGCGCGTGCCGGCGTTGCCTTCGACCACCGATACGTCATCGATACTCGCGAGCGTCTGCGTCGCGCCGCACAGGTGCGCGGCGCTCGCGCGATTGCGCGGGTTCGGCGCGCCGGCCGCGAAATCGCCCGCGTTGTTGTTGCCGTCGACGCAGTCTTCGCTGCGGATCGCGGCGGTGGTGTTGCTCAGCGTGGCGGTCGGGCCGGTGCCTTCCGCGCAGGTGCTGCCGGTGCCGTAGGCGACGACGTCGATCGCCGAGGCCGGGCAACCGGTCGGCAGCACCGAATTGCTGGAAACCAGTGCGACCTTGCCGGCGGTGCCGGACATCGCGATCGTGCCGGTCGCATCCGGGGTCGGCAGCGCGGGCTGCGTGCCGGCGCCGTCGGCTTCCTTCACCAGGTAGTACGCGCCGGCCGGGATCGAACCGGACAGGTTCGTCTTCTGCCAGCTCGTGCCGGTGCTCGACGCGTACTGCACCGACCACGTCGACAGGTCGACCGCGGCCGATCCCGTGTTGTGCAGCTCGATGAAGTCGCTCTTGTAGGGTGCGCCCGAGTTGCCGCCGCCGCCGTAGACCTGGCTGATGACGACCTGTGCCTGCGCAGGCCCGACGATGAGCGCGGCGAGGCCGAAGCCCAGCGCCGCGAGGCGACGCGATGACCGTTCCATGATGTCTCCCCGTTGCCGGGAGGCCAGGCCTCCCGCGTCCCCGCGCAAACGGCGCGGCCCCGTCCCCCGCGGGCGGGCGCCTGCGAAGCGGCCGGAATTGTGACGGTATTCCGTTGCGAAAGCGTGACGCTCGTCGCCTGCGCTACCCTGCCGGCCGTCACCGGGGCCGCGCATGAGCATCGAGAACAACGAACGTCCGCTGGAGAGCGGTGTCCACACCGACCTCGCCGGTCGCCTGACCTACGGCGGCTACCTCCGGCTGGACCGCCTGCTGTCCGCGCAGGAGCCGCTGTCGAACCCGCCGCAGCACGACGAGCTGCTCTTCATCACCCAGCACCAGGTCAGCGAGCTGTGGATGAAGCTGATGATCCACGAGCTGCGCGCGGCGGTCGGCTTCCTGCAGGCCGACGACGTCGGTGCCTGCCAGAAGGTGTTCGCGCGGGTGAAGGGCATCCTCCGCCAGCTCACCGACATGTGGACCGTGCTGGAGACGCTGACGCCCGCCGACTACATGAAGTTCCGCGACATCCTCGGACCGTCGTCGGGCTTCCAGTCCCTGCAGTACCGCGCGATCGAGTTCCTGCTCGGCAACAAGAACGCGCGGATGCTCGACGTCTTCGCCCACGATGCGGAGGCGCACGCGATGCTCGAGCAGCTCCTGCGCGCGCCGAGCCTCTACGACGAGGCGCTGCGTTTCCTCGCGCGCCACGGCCACCCGGTGCCGGCGCGCTGGCTGGAGCGCGACTGGTCGGCGACGCACGTCTCCGACCCCGAGCTGCTGCCCGTGCTCGAACGCATCTACGAGGATTCGGCCACGCACTGGGCCGCCTACCAGCTCTGCGAGGATCTGGTCGATCTCGAGACCCAGTTCCAGCTCTGGCGCTTCCGCCACATGCGCACGGTCATGCGCATCATCGGCTTCAAGCGCGGCACGGGCGGTTCGTCGGGCGTCGGTTTCCTCAAGCAGGCGCTGGAACTCTCCTTCTTTCCGGAGCTGTTCGAAGTGCGCACGCGGATCGGCCTGGACGCCTCGTCGCCGTAATCACGTCGCCCCATTCAGCATGAAGGCTGCTGCATCGCAGCACGAAGCGGCGGTTTGACGCCTGCCGCGACGTTCGGTGATGCTCGGCCGGTTGCACGCGCCCGCGATCTCCGCGGGCGTCTCTTCAAACGCACGCAGGAATCACCGAATGAGTACGCAAGTACCCAACGCTGCAGAACCGATGGGACCGCCGATCGAGGCACCCGGCGGCCCGAACACCACGCCGCCGGAGTTCGCACAGGTCCTCGGGCATCCCAAGCCGCTGTGGATGCTCTTCATGTCGGAGTTCTGGGAGCGCTTCGCGTTCTACGGAATCCGCTGGGCGCTCGTGCTCTATGTCGTCGCGCAGTTCCACGGTGGCGATCCGACCGGTGAGAAGCCGGCGAGCGAGCTGTACGGCGCGTACCTCGCCCTGGTCTATGCCGGCGCGATCTTCGGTGGCTTCATCGCCGACAAGCTGATCGGCTACCAGCGTTCGATCCTGCTGGGCGCGGTGATCATGGCGCTCGGCCTCTTCATGATCGCGGTGCCGAGCGAAACGGTCTTCAAGCTCGGCCTGGCCACGGTCATCGTCGGCAACGGCCTGTTCAAGCCGATCATCTCGACGATGGTGGGCAAGCTGTATCGCCCGGAAGACCAGCGTCGCGATTCCGGCTTCACCATCTTCTACATGGGCATCAACCTGGGCGCGATGATCTCGCCGGTCATCACCCAGTTCCTCGCGCAGAAGATCTTCGGCACCGAAGCGATGCCGTCGTACAAGATCGTGTTCATCGCCGCGGGCGTCGGCATGATCCTGTCGCTGGTGTGGTTCTATCTCGGCCGTGGCCAGCTCAAGGGCATCGGCCTGCCGCCGGCCGGCAAGGAAGGCCTCGGTCGCACGATGATGGTCGCGCTCGGCGGCCTCGTCGTCGGCGTCCCGGCGTTCTTCTTCCTGCTGACGATCAGCGCGCATGCGCTGCAGTACATCCTGATGGCGCTGATCATCATCCCGGCCGTGATGCTGGTGGTCGAGGCCATCCGTGAAGGCACGGTCGCACGCGACAAGGTGTTCGCGATGCTGATCATCTTCGTGTTCAACGTGCTGTTCTGGGCGTTCTTCGAACAGGCCGGCAGCTCGTTCAACTTCCTCGCCGACAAGATCGTCGATCGCCAGTTCGGCAGCTGGGAGTTCCCGGTCGCGTGGTTCCAGTCGGTCAACTCGGTGGCGATCATCACGCTCGCACCGATCATGGCGTGGATCTGGGTGGCGATGGGTCGCGCGAATCCGTCGATCCCGCGCAAGTTCGGCCTGGGCCTGATCTTCAACGGCCTCGCGTTCCTGTTGCTGATGTTCGCGCTGACCAAGCTGGTCGATCCGACCAGCCTGAAGATTCCGTTCTGGACGCTCTTCATGGTCTACGTGATCCAGTCGGTGGGCGAGCTCTGCCTGTCGCCGATCGGCCTGTCGATGACGACCAAGCTCGCTCCCGCGCGCCTGGCCGGCTTCGCCATGGGCTGCTGGTTCCTGTCGATCGCGATCGGCAACAACCTGGCCGGCATCTTCGCGGGCGAGGCCTCGGGCGAGGGCGGCATGACCACCGCGTCCGCGCTCAGCGCCTACACGACGGGCTTCTGGCTGCTGGCGGGTTCGGGCGTGCTGCTGTTCCTCGTCGCACCGCTGGTGCAGCGACTGATGCACGGCATCAAGTAAGCAGTCCGCGCGACATGAAAAAGGCGGCCTCCGGGCCGCCTTTTTTTTTGCGATCAATCGATGCGGGATCAGCCCGCGCCGAGGTCGGCCTCCGCGCGCAGCTCCAGTTCGTCGAGACGATCGAGCAATCGGAACAGCACGTCGCGTTCGTCCGCGCTCATGCCGTCGAGCAGCCGCTTCTCGAACGTGAGCGCCAGCGGCGCGACCTGGTCGTGGATGGCCACGCCCTCCGCGGACAGGCGCAGCACCGAGCGACGCCGATCGTCGTCATGCGTCTCGCGCTCGACGCGCCCGGCCTCCACCAGGCCAGCGACCGCGCGACTCACCGCCACCTTGTCCATGGCCGTGCGCTGGGCGACCTCGCCCGCCGACAGGTCCGGATAGCGGCCGAGCACGGCCATCACCCGCCATTCGGTGACGCCCAGGCCGAAGCGCTCGGAATACATCTGCGCGATCGCGCCGCTCACGCGGTTGCTGAGCACCGAGAGCCGGTAGGGCAGGAAATGCTCGAGGTCGAGGGTGGCGGCGTCACGGTTCAGGCTCATGCTGCGTCGCGCCTTGCAAGTAGTTTCATCTGAAACTATAAAGCTTCGATCCCGCGCCGCAAGCCCGGCGCGACTCCCCACCGCGAGGAACCCCCATGAGCGCCCAGCCCAATCTCGGCATGCAGGTCACCACGTTCGAGAACCCGATGGGGATCAACGGCTTCGAGTTCGTCGAATTCGCCGCGCCCGCCGGCGAGGGCGCCGCGATGCGCGACTACCTCGAACGCCTCGGCTTCACGGCGGTTGCTAGGCACAAGACCCGCGCGATCACGCTGTTCCGCCAGGGCGGCGTCAACTTCCTGCTCAACGAAGAGCCGAACTCCTTCGCGTCGAAGTTCGCCGAGGAACACGGCCCGTCGGCCTGTGGCTTCGCGATCCGCTTCACCAAGCCGACCACCGAAGTGCTGCGCCACGTCACCGCGAACGTTGGCGAGGAGATCGACGGCGAGGGCGCGGTCGGCGCACTCAAGATCAAGGGCATCGGCGACTGCATGCTCTACCTGGTCGACGACGGCGCGAACGTCTATGAAGACTTCGAGGCGATCCCGGGCGTCGACCCGAATCCAGCCGGCTTCGGCCTGACCTTCATCGACCACCTCACGCACAACCTGTTCCTCGGGAACATGCAGAAGTGGTCGGACTACTACGAGCGCTTGTTCAACTTCCGCGAGATCCGCTACTTCGACATCAAGGGCGCGAAGACCGGCCTGCTGTCGAAGGCGATGACCGCGCCGGACGGCATCGTGCGCATCCCGCTCAACGAGTCGTCGGACGAGAAGAGCCAGATCAACGAATACCTGCGCGCCTACAAGGGCGAAGGCATCCAGCACATCGCGCTGTTCACCGACGACATCTATTCGACGGTGGAAGCCATGCGCGAAAAGAACATCGCCTTCCTCGACACGCCGGACACCTATTTCGACGTGATCGACCAGCGCGTGCCGAACCACGGCGAGGACGTCGAGCGCCTGCGTCGCAACGCGATCCTGATCGACGCCGACCTCGAGACCAAGCAGCGCAAGCTGCTGCAGATCTTCACGCAGAACGCGTTCGGCCCGATCTTCTTCGAGATCATCCAGCGCAAGGGCAACGAAGGCTTCGGCGAAGGCAACTTCCAGGCGCTGTTCGAATCGATCGAACGCGACCAGATGAAGCGCGGCGTGCTGTAAGCCGACACGATCTCCGGCCCCTGCTTGCAGGGGCCTTTCGTATCCGCGACGGAACAAACCGATGACGATCGAATCCACCGGCTACCAGTCCGGCTTCGGCAACGAATTCGCCACCGAGGCCGTGCCCGGCACGTTGCCGGAAGGTCGCAACTCGCCGCAGCGCGTCGCGCACGGCCTGTACGCCGAGCAGATCTCCGGCACCGCGTTCACCGCGCCGCGCCATGCGAACCGTCGCAGCTGGCTGTACCGCATTCGTCCCGCGGCGATGCACGGGCCGTTCGCGCGCTACGAAGGCGCTGCAGCGACGACGTTCCACAACGATTTCGACACCGGCCCGGTCAGTCCCGACCAGATGCGCTGGAGCCCGTTGCCGCTGCCCGGCGAAGGCGCCTCCGTCGACTTCCTCGATGGGCTGTTCACCATGGCCGGCAACGGCTGCGCGGCGTCGCAGTCGGGTGTCGGCGTGCACATGTATGCGGCGAACCGCGACATGCAGGGGCGCTGGTTCTACAACGCCGACGGTGAGCTGCTGATCGTTCCGCAGCAGGGTCGACTGCACATCGAGACCGAACTCGGCGTACTCGACGTCGAGCCGCAGGAAGTCGCGCTGATCCCGCGCGGCATCCGCTTCGCGGTGAAGCTGCCCGACGGCGCGTCGCGCGGCTACGTCTGCGAGAACTTCGGTGCATTCCTGCGTTTGCCGGATCTCGGGCCCATCGGTTCGAATGGCCTCGCCAATCCGCGCGACTTCCTTACACCGAACGCCGCGTTCGAAGAGGTCGAAGGCGACTTCGAGCTCGTCGCGAAATTCCAGGGCCATATGTGGCGCGCATCGATCGGCCATTCGCCGATCGATGTCGTCGGCTGGCACGGCAACCACGCGCCGTACAAGTACGACCTGCGTCGTTTCAACGCAATCGGCTCGATCAGCTTCGATCATCCCGACCCGTCGATCTTTCTCGTGCTCACCTCGCCGAGCGACACGCCCGGCGTCGGCAACATGGACTTCGTGATCTTCCCGCCGCGCTGGCTCGTGGCGCAGGACACGTTCCGCCCGCCATGGTTCCACCGCAACATCGCCAGCGAGTTCATGGGGCTGATCCACGGCGCTTACGACGCCAAGGCCGAAGGCTTCTCGCCGGGCGGCGCGTCGCTGCACAACTGCATGACCGGGCACGGCCCCGACGCGGCGACGTTCGAGAAGGCGAGCAACGCCGATCTGTCCAAGCCCGACGTCATCAAGGACACGATGGCCTTCATGTTCGAGGCGCGCTTCGTGATCCGCCCGACGCAGCAGGCGATCGACGCCGCGCATCGCCAGCGCGACTACCAGGCCTGCTGGGCGGGACTGAAGAAGAACTTCCGCGCCGGCTGACGCTTCGCGACGGGTTCACGGCCGCCCGCTAGGCTGCCGCGAACCCCTGCGTGGAGCGCCCCATGAAGCACGTCGCGTCGCTGATCCTCGTTGCTGGCCTGTGTGCGTGCTCGGGACGTCCCGCCGACGGCGGCGCGTCGACCGGCCCCACGTCCGCACCGTCGGCGCCCGCGACCGACGCGTCGTCGAAGGCCGACCATGCCGCTGCGGCGGACACCGCGAATGCCGAACCCGCCGCGCCGACGCCCGACGGCGCGTCATCCGCGTCGTCGTCCAACCATCAGGGCATCGCGGTCGGCGAACCGAATCCGAACGCGCCCGGCGGTTTCCATCCCGCCGATGAGAGTCCGTCGCCCGCCACCGGGCTCGCGCATTTCGACGGCTACGGCGACATGAAGTTCGGCATGAACGTCGAACAGGCGAAGAAGGCCTGGGGCGGTGAGCTCAACGGCAAGGTCAACGGCAACGCCTGCACCTACCTCAACCCGGTCGGCAACAAGTCGCTGTCGTACTTCGCCTTCATGTTCGAAGGCGGCAAGTTCGTGCGTTACGACGTCGGCAACGACAAGGAAGTCGCGCCGGGTGGTGGACGCCGCGGCATGAGCGCCGACGAGATCAAGCGCCTCTACGCCGGTCGCGTCACCGAGACGCCGCACAAGTACGTCGACGGCGGCAAGTACCTCAAGGTAAAGGGCGACGGCGGAGCGGTCGTGTTCGAGACCGATGCCAAGGGCGTGGTCACCGAGTGGCATGCGGGCGTGGAACCGCAGGTCAACTACATCGAAGGCTGCTCCTGAGGACCGGCCATGCCCAGCGTCTCCTATTCCGCGTTGTGGTTCCTGTTCGCCCTGGTGCTGCTCGCCGTCGGCGGTGACTCGGTCGTGCGCGGCGCCGCAGGGCTCGCGCGACGCCTGGGCTGGCCGCCGTTCGCGGTGGGACTGGCGATCGTCGCGCTGGCGACGTCCATCCCCGAACTCGTCGTCAATTTCTACGCGGTGGCGCAGGGGCAGGGTGATCTCGCGCTGGGCAATGCGGTCGGCAGCAACGTGGTCAACGTCGGACTGACGCTCGCAGTCGCCGCGATGGTCGCGCCGCTTCTGGTGCGCTGGCGCGCTCTCGCGCATCTGCTGGTGGTGGTGCTCGCGGCGACCGCACTGGTGCTGCTGATGTCGCTCGACGGGCGGCTGTCGATGCTCGACGGCGCGATCCTGCTGGTGGCGTTCGTCGTCGTGTTCGTGCTGAAGATCCTCCGAAGCCGCGAAAACTCGCCGGAAGTGCATGCGCAGATCGAGAGCGTCACTGCCGGCGTGGGATCGATCGCGGTCGACCTGCTGCGCCTCGTGATTGCGGCGGTCGCGCTGTTTTTCGGTGCGAAGCTCCTCGTCGGGCATGCACCAGCGCTCGGTCAGGTGATGGGGCTGACGCCGCTGGTCACCGGCCTGTTGCCCGTGGCGATCGGCACGGCGCTGCCGGAAGTCGCAGGAGCCGTACGCGCCGCACGCCGCGGCAATGGCGATCTCGTTGCCGGGCACGTCATTGGTTCGAGCCTGGTCAACATCCTGCTCGTGCTGGGCGGCATGGCGCTGCTCTCGCACGGACTGTCCATCCCGGCCTCGTTCGTGCGCTACGAGTTGCCCGCGGCATTCGTGTTCGTCGCCATGCTGCTGCCGATCCTGCGTGGCGACATGCGTGTCTCCCGCGGCGAGGGCGCGGTGCTCGGTGTCGCGCTGCTCGGCTGGATCGTGTTCGAGCTACTGATGCTGCACCGCTGAGTCGCGAATCGCGGCCGATATACTCGGCCGCATGGGTGCACGCCACGCTCCAACCACGATCGGGCCGCGCGCCGTGCGTGCGCTGGCCGACTTCTTCCGGCTCGAGGCGGCGGGCGGCATCGTCCTGATTGCCGCGGCGGCCCTTGCGATGGTCTGCGCGAATTCGCCGCTCGCGCCCGCCTATGCCGCGTTCCGCGAGACACCGCTCGCGATCAGTATCGGCAATGCGCAACTCGCCAAGCCGCTGCTGCTGTGGATCAACGACGGCCTGATGGCGGTGTTCTTCCTGCTCGTCGCGCTGGAGATCAAGCGCGAGGCGACCAGCGGCCAGCTCGCGCGCCGCGACCAGCTCGCGCTTCCGATGGTCTGCGCCGTCGCCGGCGTGATCGTGCCCGCGCTGCTGTTCGTCGCGGTCAATCAGGGCGACGTCGCGGCGATGCGTGGCTGGGCGGTGCCGACGGCGACCGACATCGCGTTCGCGCTCGGCGTTCTCGCGCTGCTCGGCCCGCGCGTGCCGGCCGGCATGAAGCTGCTGCTCTCGACGATCGCGGTGGTCGACGACCTCATCGCGATCCTGATCATCGCGATCTTCTACTCGCACGGCCTGTCGCTGATCGCGCTCGGCGCGGCGGGTGCGGCGTTGCTCGCGATGTTCGTGCTCAACCGCCTGCGCGTCACCGCGCTGACGCCTTATCTGCTGCTGGGCGCGCTGCTGTGGTTCTGCGTCTTGAAGTCGGGCGTGCATGCGACGCTCGCCGGCGTCGCGACCGGCCTGATGATTCCGCACGTCGACAAGCGCAACGCGATCGACGACGAGGTCGAGCATTCCGCGTTGGAGACGCTCGAGCACGCGCTGCACCCGTGGGTCGCGTACGCGATCCTGCCGCTGTTCGCGTTCGCGAATGCGGGGCTTGCTCTGCACGGCATTGCGATCGGCAACCTGCTCGACCCGTTGCCGCTCGGCATCGCGATCGGCCTGGTGTTCGGCAAGCCGCTCGGCATCGTCGCCGCAGCGCTGGGCCTGCGCGCCACGGGTCGCGTGCGGCTGCCGGACGGCATGGATGCGCGTGCGACGGTCGGCCTCGGCCTGCTGTGCGGCATCGGTTTCACCATGAGCCTGTTCATCGCGTCGCTCGCCTACACCGATGCGCTGCGCTACGACGAGGCGGTGCTCGGTGTGCTGGTCGCGTCCGTGGCGTCCGCACTGCTGGGGTATGCATGGCTGCGCCCCGCACTCGCCCGGGGCGCCGCCTGATGCGTCATGCCCTGGTCTTCGGCGGTACCGGGCAGATCGGCGAACCGTTGATCGATCGCCTGCGCAACGGCGGGTGGCGCGTCACCGCGCTGTCGCGCAATCCGCAGCGCGACGAGCCGGGCGTGACGTGGTTGCAGGGTGCGTTCGACGCAATGCCCGTTTTGCCCGCGCAGGTCGAGGCGATCATCAGTTGTGGGCCGCTCGATGCGTTCTCGCACTGGTATGCGCGCTCGGGACCGGGGGCGCCGCGGGTGATCGCGTTCGGATCAACCAGCGTGATGGTCAAGCAGCATTCGGTCGATCCCGAGGAGCGCGACGTCGCGCAACGTCTGCAGCTCGCCGAAGATCGTCTGACGACCGCGGCACGCGAGCGCGGTGCAAGCCCGACGATTCTGCGGCCCACACTGGTCTACGGCGCCGCGCGCGACGCCACGTTGAGTCGCATTGCCCGCATCGCGCATCGCGTGCGCTGGTTTCCGCTGCCGCGTCGCGCGAATGGATTGCGCCAGCCGGTGCACGTCGGCGACCTCGCCGCCGCGGTGGTCGATTGCATCGGCGCGACGGGCGCCTTCGACCAAGCCTTCGACCTGCCGGGCGGCGAAACCCTGCAGTACCGCGAGATGGTCCGCCGCGTGCTGCGCGTGCTGGAGCCGCCGGCGCATTTGCTCGAACTGCCCTTGCCCGTGTTCGAGATGGCGGTGCGCATCGCGCAGTCGCGCGGCATCGCCACGGGTTTCGGCGACGCCGCGATCGAACGCATGCGTCGCGATCTGGTGTTCGACGCGACGCCGGCGCGCGACGCCTTCGGCTACGCGCCGCGCGCGTTCGCGCCCAAGGCGTCGATGTTTCCGCGCGCGGGCTAGATCTCGACGGGCTCGCGGACCACGTCGCGCGATTTCGCCAGCGCGCGCAACGCGATGATCAGCACGCCACCGAGCACCATCGCGCCGCCAATGAGCAGGCGCGGACCCGGGCGATCGCCCCAGAACACGATGCCGAGCACCACCGCGAGCACGGGCGAGATCAGCAGCCATGGCGTGACCTGCGCGATCGGATGGCGCTTCACCAGCACGTAGAACAGCCCGTGGCCGAGCAGCGACGAGATGAACGCCGCGTAGGCCGCACCGATCCACCCCACCCACGACACCTGCCCGAGCTGCGCGATCGCACCGGGTTCGATGATGGCGCTGATCGCGACCAGCGGCAGGACGCTGATGCAGGCGATCCACCCCTGCTGGCTGAACACGTCCAGGCCCTTGAGAGGCTTCATCAGCACCGTGGCGAGCGCGAGGAACACCGCGGAGATCAGCATCGACACCAGCGACGCCGGATGGTCGAGCACGATGGGATCGAAGCCGAGCACCAGCACGCCGCCGAAACTCACCGCGATCGCGAGGCCCGTGCGCCAGCCGAACCGTTCGCCCAGGACCACCCAGCCGAGCAGCGCGGTCATCGGCACGTAGCTCTGCATGACGATCGCCGGTGACGACAGATCACCCGCGAGCTTGAGCGAGGTGAAGCTCAATCCGAAATGCAGCAGCCCCAGGCACATGGCGACTGCGATGAGGCGCGGCCACTGCCCTTCGGCAGGGCGCTTCATCATCGGCAGCAGCGCGAGACCGAGGATGCCGAAGCGCAGCGCGGTGAACAGAAAAGGCGGGATCTCGCGTAGCGCGAGCGCGGACGTAAGGAAGTTGCCCGCCCAGGCGAGGCAGATCAGCAGGACGAGGGCGAGGTCGCGACCGCCCAGGCCGGCACGCGTCGTCACCAGCCGATGCCGAGCCGGCGATACAGCTTCGCCAGCACCCACGCCGGGCCGATCAGCAGGTAGGTGATGTCGGTGAGGAAGCTCGGCTTGCGACCTTCGATCTTGTGACCGATGAATTGGCCGATCCAAGCGACGACGAAGACCGCGATGGCGAGCGTCAGCAACAGCTTCGCACCGAGCACGGCGAACAGCAGGCGTGTGATCAGGCCGAACACCACGAACACGATCGCCATGCCGAGCCCGAGGCTGCGCGACTGGCGGTAGTAGAACAACGCGGCCAGCAGCATCGCGGCGCCGGCGAACACGCCGTCGTTGAACATCGACGTCGGCGACGGAATGCACCAGAGCAGCGCGATCACGCTCCACAGGATCGCCGGTACACACAACACGTGGATGTGCTGGTTGGTGCCGTTGCGATGGTCGTCGCTGTAGCTCGCGAACCAGCGGTCGATGGGGCGGGCGGTGGCGTTCATGGGGGCGTCCCGGAGGTTGCGTCCATGATGCCGCAGCGGTGGGCGAGCCGGCGTCGCGAATGCGGGATGCTGAAGAGCCCGCTTGCGACGTCGAGATGACGACGCCGGCCGGGTGACCTGCGTCAGTGATCAGCAGGGTCGACGAAGAATTCGACTTTGCCGCAGCCCGGGCAGGCGAAGACGTCGAAGGTCTGCCGGTTGACCAGCAGCTCGCCGAGACCACCGAGAAGGAACGGCGCCGCCTGGCTACCTTCGTGGAAACGCTGCGAGCCGCGGAACGTCATCGGCCGACCACAGCGGAGGCAGTCGAGAACGCGACCGCCCGGCGCCGTTTCCGCCATCGCGGGATTGATCGAGCCGTCGGGTCGCGCGCCGCACGATGCGCACAACGCGTAATCGGCGTCGTTCTGCGTTCCGCAGCGCGGGCAGGTCCACGCGAGCATGGCGAATCAGTCGATCGAGATGCCGGCGAGGCGGTCGAGCGCTTCCGCGTACTTCGCGCGCGTCTTCTCGATGACCTCGGGCGGCAGTACCGGGCCCGGCGGCGTCTTGTCCCAGCCGATCGCTTCCAGGTAGTCGCGCACGAACTGCTTGTCGTAGCTCGGCGGGCTGGTGCCGACCTCGTACGAATCGGCCGGCCAGTAGCGCGACGAATCCGGCGTCAGCATCTCGTCCATGACGTAGAGGCGGCCGTCGGCGTCGGTGCCGAACTCGAACTTGGTGTCGGCGAGCAGGATGCCCCGCTGCGCGGCGTAGTCCGCGGCGTAGGCGTAGAGGCGCAGCGTCGCGTCGCGCACGGCTTCGGCGAGTTCGGCGCCACACAGGCGCACGGCGGCGTCGAAGTCGATGTTCTCGTCATGG
This region includes:
- a CDS encoding lamin tail domain-containing protein, which translates into the protein MERSSRRLAALGFGLAALIVGPAQAQVVISQVYGGGGNSGAPYKSDFIELHNTGSAAVDLSTWSVQYASSTGTSWQKTNLSGSIPAGAYYLVKEADGAGTQPALPTPDATGTIAMSGTAGKVALVSSNSVLPTGCPASAIDVVAYGTGSTCAEGTGPTATLSNTTAAIRSEDCVDGNNNAGDFAAGAPNPRNRASAAHLCGATQTLASIDDVSVVEGNAGTRTLVFTVKLTQPAGASGVQFLWSTVDATATAGSDYVGVSNASASIAAGSDRTTIEVTVNGDDTIENDETLHVVLSGLTGADAGDIDGLGAIVNDDFQIIPISQVQGAGAQSPLVGQVVATRGIVTGRTSKGFFLQSRDVDADADPNTSEGVFVFTNSAPPASAAVGHWVVARGTVQEYVPSTDPGQQPYTEIGSAIVVAPVDDATYPLPTPVELTTTFPSPNGGLEQMERVESMRVIVHDFVATAPTDGFVNEAQAAGSSNGLFYGTVAGVPRPFREPGIQAPDAPPAGTIPPIPQWDFNPEVMSVDSDALGGTQLDLAAGAHVADVAGPLNYSFRRWQILPDSIGAVTPGPAPRAAKEAPADAVSVAGYNMERFFDDVDDAGKSDVKLSAAALERRLSKASLGIRDSLRTPDILGVVEMENLSVLQRVADRVNNDAVAAGQPNPNYVPYLVEGNDVGGIDVGFLVKTGEVAAGTPRVEVLDVQQIGKDTTFTAPDGSTSLLNDRPPLALKAVVHYADGRTFPINVVIAHQRSLSGAEAATPDGDRIRSKRQRQAEFLAAYLDARQHEAPDTRLVVLGDFNAFEFNDGFTDSMGTTIGAPARDEETAVYGDGNDLVEPDLVNLTTVEPRDERYSFSFDGNAQSLDHVLVNEDLVVATRDIQVDHARINADFPETNRNDANSPSRLSDHDPVVAYFVPRRRADLVVTAQAATFVPGQPMRFDVNLHDNGPEQADFPEIGFELDAELSDLAVAAPSGWSCDAPVIASGHTSVDCRADALAANADAAFVFTTQPTPALRGRTLLLVASADARSLDPDESNNAASAQLSITQKADLAVTLAGLPSAVGGRPALYAIAVTNLGPDTAIAPTLTLTGNVPAASATVTPAAGWTCSMADAAAGFSATCSSATQVARSLRGFGLRIVTPTRAEQAQVILGARVTAASLDPVASNDASTATVKVVGSPH
- a CDS encoding tryptophan 2,3-dioxygenase family protein — encoded protein: MSIENNERPLESGVHTDLAGRLTYGGYLRLDRLLSAQEPLSNPPQHDELLFITQHQVSELWMKLMIHELRAAVGFLQADDVGACQKVFARVKGILRQLTDMWTVLETLTPADYMKFRDILGPSSGFQSLQYRAIEFLLGNKNARMLDVFAHDAEAHAMLEQLLRAPSLYDEALRFLARHGHPVPARWLERDWSATHVSDPELLPVLERIYEDSATHWAAYQLCEDLVDLETQFQLWRFRHMRTVMRIIGFKRGTGGSSGVGFLKQALELSFFPELFEVRTRIGLDASSP
- a CDS encoding oligopeptide:H+ symporter — protein: MGPPIEAPGGPNTTPPEFAQVLGHPKPLWMLFMSEFWERFAFYGIRWALVLYVVAQFHGGDPTGEKPASELYGAYLALVYAGAIFGGFIADKLIGYQRSILLGAVIMALGLFMIAVPSETVFKLGLATVIVGNGLFKPIISTMVGKLYRPEDQRRDSGFTIFYMGINLGAMISPVITQFLAQKIFGTEAMPSYKIVFIAAGVGMILSLVWFYLGRGQLKGIGLPPAGKEGLGRTMMVALGGLVVGVPAFFFLLTISAHALQYILMALIIIPAVMLVVEAIREGTVARDKVFAMLIIFVFNVLFWAFFEQAGSSFNFLADKIVDRQFGSWEFPVAWFQSVNSVAIITLAPIMAWIWVAMGRANPSIPRKFGLGLIFNGLAFLLLMFALTKLVDPTSLKIPFWTLFMVYVIQSVGELCLSPIGLSMTTKLAPARLAGFAMGCWFLSIAIGNNLAGIFAGEASGEGGMTTASALSAYTTGFWLLAGSGVLLFLVAPLVQRLMHGIK